GTTCCCACGCACAGCACGATTGGCTCGCGCTCCGAGCGCCGGGCAACACGGCTATCAACCTCCAGCCCGAGGTGAACCAGGAACAAATTATGCGGCCGCAGCCTGTGGACCGAGTCATAGTCGGTCTGCGACAAGACGCCTACTGCAGTGGCATGACGCACACCGTAGCGGATGAGTATCCGTTGGTATTTAGGCCGTGCGCCGTCCAGCTCGGAATCGAGATTTCCCATCAAAAAGCAGGGCCGGCGCATAAGCTGCGCTCCCAGCACCGCGCGCACGCCCGAGCCGAACCACCAAGCCATCACCAGATCGCACCGCCGCGGGATGTCGGCCAGGTTAGTGGCCACGGTAACCTCATGCCCTGACTCCTCCAGCAGCGCGATATCCTGGCCGTAAAAGCTCTTGGGCAATGCGACGCGGTCGGAAATGCTTGCGAAGAAGCACACTCTCATAGGCCTTGCGCAACCCCATCGCTGAGCAGAATAAAACGAGCGCCTGTCGAAATCTTGGGATAGAGATTATCCAAGCCTGGGAGGGGCGTTAAGCAGATGATGATAGAAAGAGAAAAATCCGCTGATCCGACAAATATCTCGTGATTAAAGTTGCTTACTTTGCCCGCTTCCCATCATCGACCGCAATTAGCCATCGGCGCTATGCTGACGACTGGGCTGAAACAAGATGGCTTGCCTTGGGGAGGATGTGCGATGCGCGCAGCGATTTTTCAGGAGATCAAGCGGCCGCTGCTCATCGATGAAATCGTGATCGACGACCCGCTCGGTCGCGAGGTGCGAGTTCGAACCGCCGCCTGCGGCGTGTGTCACAGCGATCTGCATGTGATCGAGGGCGACCTGCCGATGCTCCCGCCGATCGTGCTGGGGCACGAGGCTGCGGGCGTAGTCGAGGCAGTAGGCCCCCAGGTGCAAGCCCTCAAGCCCGGCGATCATGTGATTGCCTGCCTAACTGTCGCTTGCGGGAGCTGCGATCGATGCCTGACCGGCAAGCCTCATCTGTGCTATCGCCGCGGCTTGACCCAAAGAGGTCGGGGGGAACCACCACGGCTACGCTATAAAGGCGCCAAGGCCGAGGCTTTTACCGATATTGGCGGGTTCGCCGAAGCGCTGTTGGTCCATGAAAGCGCGCTGGTCAAGGTGGACCCTGAACTACCGCTGGAAAAGGTCGCCTTGATTGGCTGCGGCGTGGTCACCGGTGTGGGTGCGGTGCTCAACACCGCGCGGGTGGAGGCAGGCTCAACGGTGGCGATTTTTGGCTGCGGTGCAATCGGTTTGGCCGCCGTCCAAGGTGCGCAGCTTGCCGCCGCCGCCCGCGTCATCGCGATCGACAAGGTCGAGCACAAGCTGGCACTGGCCAAGCAACTGGGCGCGACCGATACAATCGACGCCTCCGCCGGCGACCCGTTAGACGCCCTGCGCGCCCTGCTCCCGGCGGGGGTGGACTATGCTTTCGAGTGTATTGGGCTGAAACTCACCGCCGAGCAGGCCTTCAAAAGCCTCAAACCGGGCGGGATGGCCACGGTGGTGGGAATTTTGCCCTGGAATCAGAAGATCGAATTGGAATCGCTGCTCCTGCTGGGTGAACGCAAATTGCAAGGCTGCTTTATGGGTTCGACCCGGTTTCAGGTCGATGCGCCGCGCTATCTGGAACTTTATCGCCGCGGACGACTGAAGCTGGACGACATGGTCAGCCGCTGCGCGCCCTTGAGCGAGGTCAACGCGGCGTTCGAGGCGATGAAGGCGGGCGAGGTCGTGCGCACCGTGCTTACGTTCTGAGCACGAGCGGAGGAGGCGACCCCGGCGTCGTCCGGGGCCGCTCATACCGCCCGCCTAAACCATGCTTAATCCGACGCGGTGCGGCTTGGGTTACCGTTTTTGGCCCGCGCCAACTCGCTGTTTATCGTCTCCTCAATTGCGCTGGCGGGCTGCGCGCCGCTCATCACGATACCGTTGATGAAAAAGGTCGGCGTACCGTCAACCCCCAGGCTATTGCCCTCGGCCTCGCTCTGATGAATCTCGGCGGTATGCTCTCCCTTGTCCAAACATTCGTCGAAGCTCTTGGTATCTAACTTCAGGTGGGCCGCAGTAGCCTTCAGGCCGGCGGGGTCCAACTTGTTCTGATCCGCGAACATCGCGTCATGCATCGGCCAGAATTTCCCCTGATCCGCCGCGCAGCGACCCGCTACCGCCGCCTGCATGGCGTGCGCATGGATGGAGAGCGGAAAGTCCATATAGACGAAATGGATCTGCGAGGGGTACTTCTGCAAAACTTCTTTGATCGAATCTTCCGCGCGCCGGCAGAAGGGGCACTGAAAATCGGAAAATTCCACCACCGTCACCGGGGCCTGCGCCGGCCCCAACACGCCCGCGCTGTTGGTGGTCGCCACCTGCACCCGCGGCACCTGCATCAGGACGTCGATCTTGGCCTTGGCGCGCAGATCGGACAGGAGCTGATTTTGCGCCGCTTGAAGCTGCTGGCGCTCCATGAACGACACCAAAGGAGCGCGGATCTTTTCCAGCGGCTGGTGAATCCGCGATTGATTCTGCTTGTAAAAGGCTTGGATCTCGGCCTCGCTGGGCGGCTTGACCTTATCGTTAACCTCTTTCTTCAGGTAAGCCTGCTCGCTCAGGCCTGCCGCCTTAGCCGCCTGCTGGATCAGGTAGTCGTTGATCATCTGGTCCAAAGTCTGTTTGCGAATCTGATAGATCTGCGTCTGGATCGCAGCCAATTGCGGCTTGGCCTTGGCATCCACCTGGGCCTGAGTAATCTTGGTTTGGCCCACGGTAGCCAAGACCGTCGAGGAATCCCCACTGGCCGCCCATCCCGCGGCGGCTACTATCACGCTGCCTAGACCCAGAAGGCTGACGGCCAGCAGCGCCGACGTGTTTCTCTGTACCATGTATATTTTATGCTCCAGTGTTCAAATGCCCAGACGAGCATAACATGACCGCAAGGCCTTGTCTCGCCAGCCACGGCGCGCGCGCCCTTGACCCCGTCGGTATTCAGGCGTTGTATGAAGTTAAACCGATGAAAGCCGCGCTTGCAATCGCGGCCCTTGCCGCGCTCTGGCTGGCCCTCGCGACCGCGGTCCACGCCGATACAACTCAGGTCGATCCGCTCTCGGCGGCCTTATCAGGCTATCTCCATGACCACCGGCTGCCGCTGGTGGAAGCGCGTATCACCACCGACCAGTTGGGCTTTCAGACCTTGGTCCTCTATGGTTTCTGCGCCACGCCCTTTGGCAAGATGGATGCTGAGGCCAAAGCGCGCGAGTTTCTAAACCAGCAGGATATCGTAATCGACAATCGGATCATGGTGCGTCCGCAATTGCTCAACCCGCCCCAGCCCAACAATCCAACCGCGATGGTGGCAGCTCAAGCCACCACGCCCACCGGGCCTACCGATGACGAAGATGCGCCGCCCGCCGATCCCACGGCAGGCGAGAGCATCGCAGGGATTGACGCCTATGAGAATCAACAGCAGGACGACCCGCTGATCGGTGGCCCACTGATGCCTGCCATACCGCTCTTGATGGTGGGGATGTTTTCACCGGCTTGGGGTTATCCCGGAGCCTTTGTGGGTACCCCCATTCTCCCACTGGCGCCGGGTTATCTGTATGGCTACCGTTACCTGGGCGGCTACCGTTACGCCACGCCCGGGTACGTGCCCCGACCCTTCGTGCCAGTTACCGCGGGTGGGCCGCCGATATTTGGCCGCACCATGCCTTTGCCCGGTCAGCTCCCGTCCAATTACGTGCCACCGGTTCCCTTTGTCGGAACCTATCGTGGTATGGGCGGATACCACGGCGTGGGCAGCTTCGGGGGCTACCACGGGGTAGGCGGCTTTGGTGGCTTTCACGGCTTCGGGGGCTTTCACGGCGGCGGCTTCGGCCATCGCTGACCTCTTCGGCCGCCGCTCAAGAACAGCGCGGGCTCAAACCCTGAACTAGGTTGTCACCAACCAGGCCTTGGGTTCGTTACAATAGAAGAGTTCGGCAACAACCAATACCCGCCAAAACGCCGCAGCGCTCTCTCCACTCGCCCTATCCCGCGATGGCCACGGAACGTTAATACATCACCATGCCGCCATCAACCACGAGCACTTGGCCAGTGACGAAATCGCTGGCGGAAGAGGAAAAATAGATCACCGCACCGACCAGATCCTCGGGCATCTCATCGCGCTTAAAGGCGCGCGCCTGGATTTCCATCTCGCGCGCGGCCTGCAAAACCCCAAGCTTGCCCCGAATATTGTCGCTAAGCGTTAGTCCCGGGGCGATGCAATTGACGCTGATCCCGTCCTGGCCAACCTCCCGCGCCAGGGCCCGGGTAAAGCCCACCACCGCCCCCTTGGAGGCCACGTAATGGAGGCGGCCGGGAATGCCGCTGAAGAAAGTGCCCGAGGAAATATTGACGATCTTGCCGTAGCTACGCTGGCGCATCAGCGGCACTACCGCCTTGGCGCACTCGAAGAAGCCGCGCGCGTTGATCGCCATCACGCGTTCCCATTCGGCCGAGCTTATCTCTAGAAACGACTTGGGAGTGCCTTCCCCGGCCCACGCGGCGTTATTGATCAATACCGTGATCGGACCCAGCTCGGCTTGGCTGCGCGCGACCCACTGCGCCACCGCCTCAGGCTGAGTAACGTCCACCACGCTGCCGATCGCCCTGCCTCCCGCCGCGTTGATTTCGGCCACCAGCGGCGCCGGATCGCGCACGTCGCAGATGCTGACGCGCGCCCCTTCGTTGGCCAGCGCGCGAGCGTAAGTCCCACCCAGGCCTTGCGCAGCGCCGGTTATCAACACCGTCCTGTCATCCAATCGACCCATGATCAACCCTCCACCACGACTGCGTGCTCGATCTTGAGTCCGAGCGACCCGGTTCTAGATCCGCTCCAGGGCGCCGGGGGCAAAGAGCGGCGTCATCTGGTAGTTGGCAACATCCGCCTCCATCGCGGCCGGTTCGGGCAATCGCAGCGGTGCCCCGGCCGCCTCCAGCGTATCACGCAAAATTGCGGTATCGCTTGAGGAGTTGAGGAACAGGTCGGGCTGCGCGAGCACGAAATTAACCGCTCGCGCCACCGCCGCCGGATCGCGCAGCGGCTCGTACCAACTCGCCTTGCGCGGGTCTTGTAGGTTTTGCCAGCGCCGACGCGCTACCGACTTGATAGTCTGAATCGCGACTCCGCGCGCCCGGCACACGCCCAGCAACGCCGCCACGTCGGCCGCGTATTGCGGCTGGGAAAGCATCGGATAGTTATAGGGCAACAGCACCGAGTCGAAGGCGAAGCGCTCCAGCGATCGGCGATGCATCGCGGCGATGCGGGTGCCGTGACCAGTGACCCCAATAAATCGCACCAGCCCTTGCGCGCGCGCCTCCACCAGCGCCTCCAGCGCCCCACCTGGCCCCAGTGCTATCTGCCATTCGTCTTCCTCGACCAGGTTGTGCAACTGAATCAGGTCCACTTGCGCCACGCGCAGGCGCTCGAGCGACCGATGCAGCCCCGCGCGCGCACCCTGGTAAGTGCGCTCCCCGGTTTTGGTCGCTAGGAAAAACCGGTCGCGATGCTCGCGCATCCAGGCCCCCACGCGCAATTCGGAATCGCCATATTGAGCGGCGGTGTCGATATGGTTGATAGAGTACTCTAGCAGAAGCTCCAGCAACCGGTCGGCTTCGTCTTGGCTTTTATGCCACAACGCGGCCGCACCGAAGATTACCCGGCTGCTGAGATGACCGGTTTTGCCAAAGGGTAAGCG
This genomic stretch from Candidatus Binataceae bacterium harbors:
- a CDS encoding Zn-dependent alcohol dehydrogenase — translated: MRAAIFQEIKRPLLIDEIVIDDPLGREVRVRTAACGVCHSDLHVIEGDLPMLPPIVLGHEAAGVVEAVGPQVQALKPGDHVIACLTVACGSCDRCLTGKPHLCYRRGLTQRGRGEPPRLRYKGAKAEAFTDIGGFAEALLVHESALVKVDPELPLEKVALIGCGVVTGVGAVLNTARVEAGSTVAIFGCGAIGLAAVQGAQLAAAARVIAIDKVEHKLALAKQLGATDTIDASAGDPLDALRALLPAGVDYAFECIGLKLTAEQAFKSLKPGGMATVVGILPWNQKIELESLLLLGERKLQGCFMGSTRFQVDAPRYLELYRRGRLKLDDMVSRCAPLSEVNAAFEAMKAGEVVRTVLTF
- a CDS encoding thioredoxin domain-containing protein, yielding MVQRNTSALLAVSLLGLGSVIVAAAGWAASGDSSTVLATVGQTKITQAQVDAKAKPQLAAIQTQIYQIRKQTLDQMINDYLIQQAAKAAGLSEQAYLKKEVNDKVKPPSEAEIQAFYKQNQSRIHQPLEKIRAPLVSFMERQQLQAAQNQLLSDLRAKAKIDVLMQVPRVQVATTNSAGVLGPAQAPVTVVEFSDFQCPFCRRAEDSIKEVLQKYPSQIHFVYMDFPLSIHAHAMQAAVAGRCAADQGKFWPMHDAMFADQNKLDPAGLKATAAHLKLDTKSFDECLDKGEHTAEIHQSEAEGNSLGVDGTPTFFINGIVMSGAQPASAIEETINSELARAKNGNPSRTASD
- a CDS encoding SDR family oxidoreductase, with translation MGRLDDRTVLITGAAQGLGGTYARALANEGARVSICDVRDPAPLVAEINAAGGRAIGSVVDVTQPEAVAQWVARSQAELGPITVLINNAAWAGEGTPKSFLEISSAEWERVMAINARGFFECAKAVVPLMRQRSYGKIVNISSGTFFSGIPGRLHYVASKGAVVGFTRALAREVGQDGISVNCIAPGLTLSDNIRGKLGVLQAAREMEIQARAFKRDEMPEDLVGAVIYFSSSASDFVTGQVLVVDGGMVMY
- a CDS encoding aldo/keto reductase: RLPFGKTGHLSSRVIFGAAALWHKSQDEADRLLELLLEYSINHIDTAAQYGDSELRVGAWMREHRDRFFLATKTGERTYQGARAGLHRSLERLRVAQVDLIQLHNLVEEDEWQIALGPGGALEALVEARAQGLVRFIGVTGHGTRIAAMHRRSLERFAFDSVLLPYNYPMLSQPQYAADVAALLGVCRARGVAIQTIKSVARRRWQNLQDPRKASWYEPLRDPAAVARAVNFVLAQPDLFLNSSSDTAILRDTLEAAGAPLRLPEPAAMEADVANYQMTPLFAPGALERI